The sequence below is a genomic window from Cyanobacteria bacterium QS_8_64_29.
GCGGTTGTTGGTGCTGGTTACCCACTGGCAAAACTGCTCCCAGGCGCCACCGCTTTGCTGGCGTTCTAGGGTCGTCGTCATATCTCGATGAGTCCTTGATTAGGGCGACAAAGCGCAGTAGCATTTAAGCTACTTAAAACAGCTTAACGAATTGAGGTGGGGATGCCCACCGAGCCGTCCGGAACGCAACGACCATGCCTGCCCCAACAGTCACCTACAGTCCGGCCTATACCCTGGTGCCGACTTACGAGTGCTTCAACCGCTGTACGTACTGCAACTTCCGACTGGAGCCAGGCCAGGGGAGCTGGCTGAGCCTAGCGGCGGCGCAGCGGCAGCTCGCTCGGCTGCAGGCCAGCGGGACTTGCGAAATCCTGTTGTTGAGCGGCGAAGTGCATCCGCGATCGCCGCAGCGGGGCGCCTGGTTGCAGCGAATTGCCGATCTCGCCGAGCTGGCGCTGGCCATGGGCTTTTTGCCCCACGCCAACGTCGGGCCGCTGCAACGGGCTGAAATGGCGCAGCTCAAGCAGATGAGCGTCTCGATGGGGTTAATGCTGGAGCAGCTGACACCGGCGCTGTTGCAAACAGTGCACCGGCAAGCCCCTAGTAAAGAGCCCCAATGGCGGCTGCAGCAGTTGGCGTGGGCAGGCGAGCTCCAGATCCCGTTTACCACAGGAGTGCTGCTGGGCATCGGTGAGACCGCTGCCGATCGAGAAGCCACCTTGGGCGCGATCGCGCGCCTCCACCGGCGCTGGGGCCACATCCAGGAGGTCATCCTGCAGCCGCACAGCCTTGGTAGCAGCCAAGCGGTAGCCCAGGAGGGCTTCGACCTCCACCAACTACCGACACTTATCGCACGGGCGCGCGCGCTACTGCCGGCCGATATCGCCATCCAGTTTCCACCCAATCTGGTCGGCGACAGGCAGTTACTCCTTGATTGCCTGGCAGCCGGAGCTCGGGATTTGGGCGGCATTGGCCCCACCGATGAGGTCAATCCAAACTATCCCCACCATCAGCCGCGATCGCTGGCAGCGCTGCTGGCGGGAGCCGGCTGGCAATTGGTGCCCCGCCTGCCAGTTTATCCCCAGTACCTCGATTGGCTGCTGCCGCCGTTGCAAGCTGCCGCCCAGCGCTGGCAAGGCGCGATCGCGCCCTAGTTGCGGCCGGACCGCTGCCTGCCAATTTTGGTGACAGCCACTACAATATTTGGTATATACCACCATAAATCTTGCAGTTTCCCCTGCCGCGAGCGGCAGGTTGCAATCGTGTTTGCCACAGCCTTATCCGATCGCACGCCTGAGGTGGCCGCGACGCCCGACGACCTGGTTGCTGCCATCGAAGAGCGCAAGCAAGCGCTCAACGCCATTGTGCTGGCGCACTACTATCAGGAGCCTGCCATTCAAGACATCGCCGATTGCATTGGCGATTCGTTGGGGCTGGCGCGCAAGGCGGCTGAGACGGACGCCGATGCCATCGTGTTTGCTGGCGTGCACTTTATGGCCGAAACGGCCAAGATCCTCAACCCCGACAAGCAAGTCCTGCTGCCGGATTTAAATGCCGGTTGCTCGCTGGCCGAGAGCTGCCCGCCTGACGCGTTCGCTGCCTTTAAGGCCGACCGGCCCGACCATACGGTGGTCTCTTACATCAACTGCTCGGCGGCCATCAAGGCCATGAGCGACATTGTCTGTACCAGCTCCAACGCCGTCGGCATCATCAACCAAATCCCGGCCGAGCAGCCCATTATCTTTGCCCCCGATCGCAACTTGGGCCGCTACGTTATGCAGCAAACCGGGCGCGAGCTGGTGCTGTGGCAGGGCAGCTGCATCGTGCACGAAACGTTTTCCGAAAAAAAGATCGTCCAGCTGCAGCTCGATTATCCCAAGGCCGAGCTAATCGCGCACCCCGAGTGCGAGGCCCCCCTCCTGCGCCGCGCGCACTTTATCGGCTCGACCGCCAAGCTGTTGCGCCACTGCCAGCAGAGCCCCCAGCGCGAGTTCATCGTGGCGACCGAGCCGGGCCTCATCCACCAGATGCAGCAAGCAGCACCCGACAAGCGCTTCATTCCGGCACCGGCAACCAACCACTGCGCCTGCAATGAGTGCCCGCACATGCGCCTCAATACGCTCGAGAAGCTGTATTGGGCCATGGTCCGGCGCGAACCGGCTATCGAGCTGGATGAGGGGACGCGTCAGGCAGCGCTTCGGCCCATCCAGCGCATGCTGGCCATGAGTACCTAACCCGCTAAATCGTTACCGGCGAATCTACATAAACGGAGGGCTCGGTGCTGCTGAATTCGATGCCATAGCCCACTAGTTTTTTCGAGATCGTTTCGTTGGCCAGCTCGAGCAGGCGCTTGCGCAGCTCGATGGAATCCTCGCTCGATCCCAGAATGAAAAAACTGACCCGCGCGCGCGTGCCCGGTTTGTTGTCCGTCTCGAATAGCGAAACGCGCGTACTGCCAGGATCGATGCCAAACAGCGCGTTGGTGCTGTCCTCAACCACTTGCTCGACTAGGGCGCGCTCGCCCAGGATCTGGGTAAAGTCCAGATACAGCAGCACCATGACCTTTTTGCCGCGGGTAATGTTTTCAATGTCCAAATTGGCCATGGTGGAGTTGGGCACGATGTAGAGCGTGCTTTTAGCCGCCGTGCGGATTTTGGTCGAGCGCAACCCGATCGACTCAATGCGGCCGTAGAGATCGGGAGCGGCTGGGTTGAAGTTGGCGCGAATGTACTCGCCCGGGACGAACGGCCGGTCCAAATAGAGAACGATCGTCCCCAATAGCTGCTCCAGCGTTCTTTGGGCGGCAAAGGCAATCGCCAAGCCCCCAATCCCCACCCCTGCCAGCAATCCGACAAGGTTAAAGTTCTGGCTCTGGGCAAAGGCAACAACGGCAAAAAAGCCAATCATGACGTTGGCAACGGTCTCGACAATGAGCAGCAGCTCGTTGACTTCGCGGCCCAGCCGGCGGATCAAATCAATTCCGTAGGCGCGAACGAACTGCCGGAACAGGCGCGAGAGCAGCCACGCAATGCCCGCAATCAGGGCCAGATTAAAAAAAAAGCCCAAAAAGCCGTACAGCGCTTCATACGGCTGCACGATCTGCAGCGACAGCGAGATCAGAATGAGGGTGCCTGCTATCCAAAATAAGTTTTTGATGGGCGCAATCAAGTTGGCATAAATGCCGGCAGCGCGTTGCGGGGCAAACCGCCAGACGACCTAGCTCAACAGGAAAGGGGTCAAGCGGCCCACCAGCAGCGATAGCAGCAGGGCCAGCAGGAAAAAGCCCAGATCGATGCCGAAATTGAGCCAAAAGGCGCGCGTTTCCGGCTCGAGTCGGAAAAACTCGCGAACGAACTCAGGGATTGCCATTAAGCTCAAACGGTGATGGGAACATCCACATAAAGGGTAGTATCGACGTTGGCGAGCGTAAGGCCCTGTTGCGCTAGCCGCGCAGCCAGCCGATGCCGGGCAAACTCTAGCAGATGCTTGCGCAACTGCATCGAATCCTGGCTTGCCCCTAAAACGAACAAGCTCACCTGGGCGCGCGTGCCGCTCCCATCCGCCCGATCAAGCAGCGAGATGCGGGTGCTGCCAGGGTCAATCCCCAACAGCCCGTCTGTCTCCGACTGGACCGTTCGCTTGAGCCAATACCAATTTGAGCAGCAGATGCACGCTTACTAAAGAACATGACTCCCATATTGAGGGAGTTTCGAGGGTCAAAATCTAGTGCACAAGCCACGAGAATTTGCCGGCTAGGCGAATGCGGGTCGAGCGCAGCCCGATGGCATCGACGCGCCCGTAAAGAAACGACTCCCCCTGACGCGGTCTGAGGACGCTGCGCGGACTGAAGCTGTTGCGATTGATGCGCACGTACTCCCCGGGCACCAGGGGCCGGTCCAAATACAGCACCAGCGTGCCCCAAATTTGCTCTAGGAGGCGCCGTGCGGCCGCCGTGATCGCCAAGCCGCCTAGGCTCAAACCGGCCGAGACCCGCAACAGGTTGATGCCGCGCCCTTGCGCGAATGCGGCCGTGATCGCGAGCGCAAGGGCGGCATTGCCCGCGAACTCGAGCAATAGCAGCAGCTCGCTGGACCCAGTCCCCAGCTTGCGAATGGGAGCAGCGCCATAGCGGCGCAGCAGGCGTCCTAGCAATCGCGACGCCACCCCCGCCAAGGCGAGCGCTAGCGCCAGCTCGACGCCCAGCGACAGGAGGGTATAGAGCGGCTGGTAGGGTTGCAGCGGTGCCAGCGCCCAGCGCAGCAGTCCCAGCGTAAGCGCCAGCCGCAACAGGCCATCAGCGGTGCCAGCAACTGCCGGTCGGCCTCGGCAAGCGCGCGCGATCCCGAGGCATTCATACCAATTCTCGTGGCTTGTGCACTAGATTCCGACCTCCAAAACTCCCTCAATATGGGAGTTATATTTTCTGGAAAGCGTGCATCCACTGCTCAAAGCCAGGCTCAGCAGCGCCGCATCGGTCAGGATCTCGAGGGCAAATGCCTGTGCGTCGCGATCAAAGGGAACGAGCTGGCGGATGCCTGCCGGAAGGGCTTCCCACATGCCGCCGGGTGCCTCTAGATGGTAATGGGCGAGGCCACGTTGGTGGTTCGCTCCTGCAGGTCGAAGGCAATGCCGTATTCTTTGAGCTGCAAGCTCACATTCTGCTTGGCACTATCGACCAACTGGCGGCGCAGCTCCATTGAGAACTTGCCCGAGCCCAGCACGAACAGATTAATCTGCGCTTGCGTCAGGCTCTGGCCGCTGTCATCGGTGATATTACTGAAGGTGACCTCGGTGCTGCGCGGGTCGATGCCAACGATGTCGCGCGTGCTGTCCAAAAACACTTGGCGGATGAGGGCTTTTTCATCCTCGGGAATGGCCCGATAAAACCGCAAGTAGACGATGGAGATGATCTTGCGGGCATCGGTAAAGTTCTCAACTTTGGACTCGGTCAAAAAGCTGTTGGGCACGACCATCACGGTCCCCTTGCCCGAGGTGCGGATGCGGGTGGAGCGCAACCCGATCGACTCGATCCGCCCGAAGGTCCCGTCATCCAGCCCCACGTAGTCATCGGTGACAAAGGGCCGATCGATGTAGAGCACGATACCGCCCAGTAGCTGCTCCAGGCTCTTCTGGGCGGCAAAGGCGATCGCCAAACCGCCCACCCCCAAGCTAGCCAGCAACCCAAATAGGTTGATCTGGTGGATCTGGGCAAAGATGAATAGAACGGTCACAACGATGGCCGTATTGGCCAGCACCTTGCCCACGACCAGCAGTTCGCTGTTGACTTTGCGCTTGCTCTTAATGACGGCACTGAGCAGGTACTGGTCGAAAAACTGCTTGAACACCCGCGACCCCGTCCAGCTCACCAGGACGCTGATCGCGAGGCCCAGCGCAATCTCGAACCAATCCAGCCAGCGCGGGGCATAAGTGTAGATAATGGCCAGATCCGCTGCCGACAGGAGCGCGATCGCCACCAGCCAACTTTGGTAGGGGGCAAACGCGTTGCGGTAGATAGCTTGGGCTTGCGGCGACATTACGCGCTCGGGAAGCGTTACCAACGCCCGGTAGAGGCCAAAGAGAGCCCCCAATGAGGCCAAAACCTCAATCGCGATCGCAATGCCGGTTAGGAGCCGTGCGTCGAGCGCCAGTACGTCGCTGAGGGATTCGATCATGGTGGGTTGCAAGCAGTCGGCTGCTACCTGTTGGGAAAGTGGCGGTTCCCACGCTAGCCTACCCCGCCCGCCCCTGCGAGACGGGCGCTTGCTAGCCTAAAGCCAGAGGCACCGTCAGGCAGCGGCATGTCCCAACAGCCGGCGCAAGGCGAAACCATTGCCGCCATTGCCACACCAGTGGTCCCCGAGCAGGGCAGCGTTGGCATCGTGCGGCTCTCGGGCGAGAGCGCCATGGCGATCGCGCGCGCCCTATTTCACGCCCCCGGCCGGCAGCCCTGGGAGAGCCATCGCATCCTCTACGGCTACGTGCACCACCCCGAAACGCAGCAGACAGTGGATGAGGCCCTGCTGCTGATCATGCAGGGGCCGCGTTCCTATACGCGCGAAGACGTGGTGGAGTTTCACTGCCACGGCGGCATCGTGCCGGTGCAGCAGGTGCAGCAGCTGTGCCTGGCGCAGGGCGCGCGGCTGGCGCAGCCGGGCGAGTTCACCTTGCGAGCCTTTCTCAACGGACGGCTGGATCTAACCCAAGCCGAGAGCGTTGCCGAGCTGGTGGGGGCGCGATCGCCGCAGGCCTCCCACATGGCGCTAGCCGGCTTGCAGGGCAAGCTGGCCCAACCTATTCGCGATCTGCGCGCAACCTGCCTGGAGATCTTGGCTGAGGTGGAGGCGCGCATCGACTTTGAAGACGATCTGCCGCCGCTGGATGAGGGCGACATCAGCCAGCGCATTGGCGAGGTCCGAGCCGAGCTCGAGCGCATCCTCGCCACTGCCGATCGGGGCGAGCTGCTGCGCAGCGGCTTAAAAGTCGCCATTGTCGGGCGGCCCAATGTGGGCAAATCCAGCCTGCTGAATGCCTGGAGCCGCAGCGATCGCGCCATCGTGACCGAGGTCCCCGGGACAACGCGCGATGTGGTCGAGTCGCAGCTCAACGTTCGGGGCGTGCCCATGCAAGTGCTCGATACGGCAGGCATGCGCGAGACCGAGGAAACGGTGGAGCGCATTGGCGTGGCGCAATCGCGCCACGCCGCCGATAGCGCCGACTTGGTCGTCTTTACGGTTGACGCGCAAGCAGGCTGGACGGCTGCCGAAGACGAAATCTACCAACACGTGCAGCACCGCCCCATCGTGCTAGTGGCCAACAAAACTGATTTGGCTCCCTCGGACAACGTCCGCCCCCCGGCCGGGATAACCCGCACTGTCAGCACCGCCGTGGCACAGAACCAGGGAATCGAAGCCCTCGAGCGGGCGCTGCTCGAGTCGGTCAACGCTGGCGAGCTCACGGCAGCCGATGCCGACATTGCCATCAACCAGCGCCAAGCCGCCGCCCTAACCCGGGCCCAAAACGCCCTGGATTGCGTGCGCGCCACCATCGGTGACGGACTGCCGCTGGATTTTTGGACCATCGATCTGCGAGGGGCTGTGCAGGCCCTGGGCGAGGTCACGGGTGAGGAAGTGACCGAGTCCATGCTCGATCGCATCTTCAGCCGCTTCTGCATTGGCAAGTAGGCAGCCCTGCGCTACTCCAGCGCTAGCTGCGAGCGCCACGCCGGATCGGTGGTATCCACCTGCTGGAGGTAGTACTGCTCGGTCTCGCTAAAGGCCTCCACGGGCGCCGACTGCTGCTCCAGCAGCTCGGGCGTGGCGTCCGAGACATCCCCTTGGCGCTGGGCGAGACGCTGGCGCATCACCTCGAGCGGCGCCGTGCAGTGGTAGATGTGCAGCGGAAACTGCCGCTCGCGCGCCGAGGCCACTACGGGCTGGCGCTGCCCCTGGCGGGCGTAGGTCGCATCCAGCACCACGGCAAAGCCGCGCTCGGCCAAGCGCAAGCCCAACGCGCGCAGGCGATTGTAGGTGCGCCCAGTCATCTCGCCGGTGTAGAGCTCTGGCCCCCCGCGCGCCTCGAGCGGCACGCCGGCCAAGTGTTTGCGGACGGCATCCGAGCGCAGGTGAATCGCGCCCAACCGCTGAGCGATCTCGCTGGCAACCGTACTTTTGCCCGAGCCCGGACGCCCTGACATCAGGATCAGCCGGCCGCGCCCGGTCTGAGTGTACTGCCAAGCCAGGCGGTAGTAGTGCGCGGCCCTAGCCTGCGCTTGCTGCCGCTCGGCGGCCGAGACGTTGGGGTCATCCAGCAGCAAGGAAGCCACCTTGGCACGAACGTAGGCTTGCCGGCTCAGGTACAGCGGCAGTACCTCGGCCCCTTCCCAATCGCCGGTGCGCTCCAAGTAGGTATTGAGCAAGCGGTTGGCCCAGTCCCGGCGGCCGCGTGCCTCGACATCCATCACGGCAAACGCTACATCACAGATGACATCGACAAAGCGAAATGCTTCGTTAAACTCAATGCGATCGAACAGCTGGATTTTGTCGCGCCACCAGCAAAGGTTGCGCAAGTGCAGGTCGCCGTGGCACTCGCGGATGCAGCCGTTGGCCTGGCGCTGCTCCAGCAGCGCGGCATCCCGCTCGAAAAAGCGATCCGTAAAGGCTTTCGTTTCGCGGTACTGCTGCGCGGTTTGGGGGCCGTCGATGTAGCGCTCGGTCTGCGCATAGTTTTCGTCAAAGGCCTGGCGCACCTGCGACGGGCGGCCGAAGCTGGCAATGTAGTCGCTGGTTGCCGCCTCAGTGTGGAAGCGCGCGATGGTCTCGCCGAGGGCAACCATCCACTCGCCCGTTAGTTCCCCGCGCTCGAACTGCTCGCTCAGCAGCGAGTCCTGAGGGAACTGGCGCATTTGGACCGCGTACTCCACAGGCTCGCCCGAGCCATCGAGCGCGAACTGCTCCCCGGCCTGCGCAATGGGCAACACGGCCAGATAGATATCGGGGGCAGTGGGCTGGTTCAGCCGCAGCTCCTGGTGGCAGTAATGCTGTCGCTTGGCCAGGGTGGAAAAATCCAAAAAGCCCAGGTCTTTGGGCTTTTTGACCTTGTAGGCGTAGTCTCCAGCCAGCAGGATGTAGGAGATGTGGGTTTGGATGAGCTCAACGCCGCCAGCAACCGCATGCGGGTAGAACTCGGGTTGCTGCATCTGCTGGATGAGCGGCGGTAGATCGGCCTCGGCCATAGCAGTAAAGCAGGGTATTGCAGGGACAACATCCCAGCATGGCAGCCAAGCGACCGTGCGCCGGGGAAAGGGTTACTGCCAGCGGTCGAGGGCGCGGTACTGGATGGCCTCGGCGACGTGCGCACTCTCGATGCGCTCGGCCTCGCTCAAATCGGCAATCGTACGCGCCACTTTAAGAATGCGATCCATGGCGCGCGTCGAGAGGCCCAACTGGCGGATGGCCCCCTCCAATAAGTCGCGGCTGGCCTCATCTAGCTCGCAGAACGCGCGCAAGTGGCGGCTGGCCATCTCGGCGTTGCAGCGCAGCTGGGACTCATCTTGGAAACGGTGCCGGGCGCGATCACGGGCAGCCACAACGCGCTCCCGGACGGCCTGCGTGGGCTCGCCGGCCGTTTGGCGCGTCATTTCTTCCGGCTTGAGGCGATTGACCCCCACCTGCAGGTCGATGCGGTCCATCAGCGGCCCGGAGAGCCGGGACCAGTAGCGCACGCGCTGCTGGGGCGTGCAAGTGCAAGCCTGCAGCGGATCGCCGTAGTAACCGCAAGGGCAAGGGTTGCTGCTGGCAATGAGGGTGAATTGGGCCGGAAAAACCGCGGACTGGCGGGCGCGCGAGACGCTGACGTAGCCGTCCTCCAGCGGCTAGCGCAGGCACTCCAGCACCGAGCGCTTGAACTCGCTCAGCTCGTCTAAAAACAACACGCCGTGCTGCGCCAGCGAAATCTCGCCCGGGCGCGGGACGCTGCCGCCACCGACCAGCGAGGGCCCCGAGGCCGAGTGATGGGGATTGCGAAACGGGCGCTCGGTCACCAGCGAGCCGCGGTCTTTGAGCAAGCCGGCCACCGAGTGAATTTGCGAAACCTCCAGCGCCTCCTGGAACGACAGCGGCGGCAGGATGCCGGGCAGGCGCCGGGCCAGCATGGTTTTGCCGCTACCTGGCGGCCCCACAAAGATGGCGTTGTGCCCGCCTGCCGCTGCAATTTCGAGGGCGCGGCGCGCGTGGGCCTGCCCCCGGACATCGCGCAGATCGGGGGCCGTCAGCGGTGACTGAGCCAGTTCTGCTTGCGCATCCAGCTGCAGCGGCTCGCGGCGCTCGGTGCCGTTGAGAAACGCGGCCACGCTCGAGAGCTGCTCGAAGCCGTAAACCGACAGGCCATCCACAACGGCAGCTTCGCGGGCATTACCGGCTGGCAGGATCGCGCCTG
It includes:
- a CDS encoding 7,8-didemethyl-8-hydroxy-5-deazariboflavin synthase subunit CofG, which produces MPAPTVTYSPAYTLVPTYECFNRCTYCNFRLEPGQGSWLSLAAAQRQLARLQASGTCEILLLSGEVHPRSPQRGAWLQRIADLAELALAMGFLPHANVGPLQRAEMAQLKQMSVSMGLMLEQLTPALLQTVHRQAPSKEPQWRLQQLAWAGELQIPFTTGVLLGIGETAADREATLGAIARLHRRWGHIQEVILQPHSLGSSQAVAQEGFDLHQLPTLIARARALLPADIAIQFPPNLVGDRQLLLDCLAAGARDLGGIGPTDEVNPNYPHHQPRSLAALLAGAGWQLVPRLPVYPQYLDWLLPPLQAAAQRWQGAIAP
- a CDS encoding quinolinate synthase; translation: MFATALSDRTPEVAATPDDLVAAIEERKQALNAIVLAHYYQEPAIQDIADCIGDSLGLARKAAETDADAIVFAGVHFMAETAKILNPDKQVLLPDLNAGCSLAESCPPDAFAAFKADRPDHTVVSYINCSAAIKAMSDIVCTSSNAVGIINQIPAEQPIIFAPDRNLGRYVMQQTGRELVLWQGSCIVHETFSEKKIVQLQLDYPKAELIAHPECEAPLLRRAHFIGSTAKLLRHCQQSPQREFIVATEPGLIHQMQQAAPDKRFIPAPATNHCACNECPHMRLNTLEKLYWAMVRREPAIELDEGTRQAALRPIQRMLAMST
- a CDS encoding tRNA uridine-5-carboxymethylaminomethyl(34) synthesis GTPase MnmE, which codes for MSQQPAQGETIAAIATPVVPEQGSVGIVRLSGESAMAIARALFHAPGRQPWESHRILYGYVHHPETQQTVDEALLLIMQGPRSYTREDVVEFHCHGGIVPVQQVQQLCLAQGARLAQPGEFTLRAFLNGRLDLTQAESVAELVGARSPQASHMALAGLQGKLAQPIRDLRATCLEILAEVEARIDFEDDLPPLDEGDISQRIGEVRAELERILATADRGELLRSGLKVAIVGRPNVGKSSLLNAWSRSDRAIVTEVPGTTRDVVESQLNVRGVPMQVLDTAGMRETEETVERIGVAQSRHAADSADLVVFTVDAQAGWTAAEDEIYQHVQHRPIVLVANKTDLAPSDNVRPPAGITRTVSTAVAQNQGIEALERALLESVNAGELTAADADIAINQRQAAALTRAQNALDCVRATIGDGLPLDFWTIDLRGAVQALGEVTGEEVTESMLDRIFSRFCIGK
- a CDS encoding adenylyl-sulfate kinase; the encoded protein is MAEADLPPLIQQMQQPEFYPHAVAGGVELIQTHISYILLAGDYAYKVKKPKDLGFLDFSTLAKRQHYCHQELRLNQPTAPDIYLAVLPIAQAGEQFALDGSGEPVEYAVQMRQFPQDSLLSEQFERGELTGEWMVALGETIARFHTEAATSDYIASFGRPSQVRQAFDENYAQTERYIDGPQTAQQYRETKAFTDRFFERDAALLEQRQANGCIRECHGDLHLRNLCWWRDKIQLFDRIEFNEAFRFVDVICDVAFAVMDVEARGRRDWANRLLNTYLERTGDWEGAEVLPLYLSRQAYVRAKVASLLLDDPNVSAAERQQAQARAAHYYRLAWQYTQTGRGRLILMSGRPGSGKSTVASEIAQRLGAIHLRSDAVRKHLAGVPLEARGGPELYTGEMTGRTYNRLRALGLRLAERGFAVVLDATYARQGQRQPVVASARERQFPLHIYHCTAPLEVMRQRLAQRQGDVSDATPELLEQQSAPVEAFSETEQYYLQQVDTTDPAWRSQLALE